The genomic region ATGCGGCAGCCTATTAAGCAAGAATTGTCTTGCAAGTGGATAGATGAGAATCAGATGAATAGACCTAAAAAGACTTGTGACAGAACTTTCAGCACAATGCATGAAATGGTGACACATGTTTCGATGGAACACGTTGGCGGCCCAGAACAGAGTAATCATGTTTGCTTCTGGGAGGACTGCCCGAGAGAGGGAAAATCCTTTAAGGCCAAATACAAACTCGTGAACCATATCCGAGtgcacactggagagaaaccgttcCCTTGTCCGTTCCCTGGTTGTGGGAAAATCTTTGCAAGATCAGAAAATCTTAAAATTCATAAAAGAACTCACACAGGTAAGGCATTCATATTtccccatttttttttattacttgttTTGGACAAATAAACGTTTAACTGAGTTATATACACGCGAATTTTGTATACATAAATTGCAGTAGGCTATATTTCCTTTTACATTAAttataaagtaaataaaaagtttaacatgGAGAAAAAAGTGCTTCCACAAGCACTTTAACTACAATTTAGGTTTGGAGGAATTAAATACTTTGGTCAAATATTTGGGGAGAAATACACATTTTGATCTCATATAACCCCAATACTAATAAATTGTCATTTTCTTTTCTATTAAGGAAAATGTTTTTGTTCAAATGCAAACTCTTTGAGGATGCAAAGTTGCATGCATGGTTGTGAAGCAAAATAGTGAATGGACTGTCCTCTTTCATTTGTGAAGCTATTTCTGAGGCTTGTGGCAATAAAGTTAGTAATTTGGGGGATCTGTGTATTGTGGGAGCATAAATAAAAAGCTACACATTGTGGTATGGGAAAGTATGAAGTGGTCGAAGTGCATTTAGTCTTATCGCTCGATTTGTGAAAAAATGACCCCTTTCGAGGTACACATGAGAGGTAAAGCAAGCTTTTGAACAGTCTATATTAGGCTATACTTGCCGGACTAGAAACGTGCACAAATTGTTAAGCAACTGCCATGCTATTTACACGACGATGCATGGTGTGTAGGTTAAAGGTGGTTATGAAGGTAAATAAAGGATAGCACTGCAGCACGGACTCTCAAGGATCGTGATATGTGGGTAACTAAACCATCTGGCGTGAGCGCACCATGGCCTATTATTTCGAAAGGCATATTACATAACTGAAAGTTGTGCTCATCCGCCCTATGAATAAAGTTATATCGCTTACACCCCCATGTTTGCTCTCACTTGCAGGTGAGAAGCCATTTAAATGCGAGTTCGACGGCTGCGACAGGCGCTTTGCGAACAGCAGCGACAGGAAAAAACACATGCACGTGCACACATCTGACAAGCCATATATCTGCAAAGTGTGTGACAAGTCCTATACACACCCCAGCTCTCTCAGGAAACATATGAAGGTAAGGGATATTTTCTGattttacaaacaaatataaatcatacaaataaatgtgtttttattatgTTGTAAAGAATAAAACCCCTTAGATAGGCCTACATGTATTATGCTTTATACGGAGAATGCGTTCAAATGAATGTTAACGAGGCCTGGCATTGTTCTGTGTTTTGGATCATACCATAAATCGTTTAAATCATGAAGTTTAACCATACATGTGAAAAGGTGTGTTATTGCCTGTGTGTCATACATATGGACGTTATAATTTAAGGTACACGAATCACAAGGCTCAGAGTCGTCTCCAGCTGCTAGTTCTGGATACGAGTCGTCCACGCCGCCAGTGCTGGTTTCTGCGAACACTGAAGACCCGACAAAAACACCCACGTCTGCAGTGCAAAATACATCTGCACACAGCGATGGACTACCGCCTAATTTTAACGAATGGTACGTTTGAAGCCCCATGCTGACTCTCAAAAGGTGGACCAAAAGGTTGAAGCAACCTTTTAAAAAACTATTTACGCTATGGCGTACAAAATGGCATTGAAACAACAGGAAAAGATGAGAGTTCGCCAACAGGCCTCGTCTATTCTCAGGATTCGAAATTTGACTTTATTCCGAGTTCGAAGAAAACTAGCAAGGcattaaataacaaaataacactTTCTAAGAATAAATGGTTTTCCTTTAGTTTTCAGATTTCagatgattattttatttttcattttatgtattttctgaaaaaaaatatttaaaaataatggcaAAGAAATAATATTCCACGGTGTTTTATATTAAGGTGACACTCACATCACCTTTGACTGATTGTTAAAACTTCAGACAGTCTTAAGAAACGTGCCAAAGTCTTTGTCTTGAActtgaacaaaaaaataaatcataaataagtATATAGCCTACTCGTGAATGTATTTCCTTGTTTGATGGAGTCAAATCTGTTGTCCAAGTCCGTTTTCAGGTGGAGAATGTGGTATTAGCTTACGATTGTTACCTTTGAATATAACGTTGCCTTTGTTAATAATGATGTAAATACATATCCATGATGCCATATTTATCAATTTGTAATTTAATTATCGGCGAAATAGCCGAATCTTAAATGATATTTATGGAAATGTTTTCTAACAAGACTGTACAGTTTTGAGTCAATAACCAGTTTTAACGATGAAAAGGGAGTCAGTTCTAAAGTTCCCACGATACGATTGTATCTTTTTTAACCAATAAATGTGTCTTATCTGGGTCGTAaagtattaattatattaatattataacatGACATGATATATAGTTTCAAGTATGCATTTTCCAACGCTAAGCTCATGTGAGGACCGGTATAAAAGAAAacattggttttattttttattatatatttttttttatcactgaCGAATCAGCCATATAAGGTAGCAAAATTTCTGATTCttattgatatatttttttttttttactcttagcATCAGAGAATAGACTACATCTCTATAAGGAACACTTACAAATTGGAGAGTCCCACTGACCAGTGTTTTCATGGACACGCCACTTTTTGATCAGATACACCATGCAATAGTATAGCTTCAATTCATGCATCAAATTTAAACTCGTGTGACAGTGTTAAAGACATTATTTGGGGTTTTAAGGTACAGCCATTTGAATCAGTATAGTATTCCATTTTCGATGGTTCCAGAACTGTCTTTGTGGATGCAAGTCTGTGTTTAATGTGTCAAAGAGGAGCAATGATCTGTCACAACATTCTCAAAATAAACTTTCTGTCTGTCAGTTtgcattgttttaaatgtagttCTTCTGTGAATATAGCGTGTTGTTTGTTATGAGTACTGTGGTATAACATATAGAAAACTTTGATTACACATTTGCTTGTTTTATGTGAATAACTTTTCCAAATGTGGAactgtatgtgtgaatggaATTTAATATTAAGAGTAGAACTTTTTAAGGTGGAAAAGTAAGGGAAATATGTTGTTCAGTGACACCAAGAGTTACAGCATTGCATTGTTACATATTTTTAAGAGACTAAaattatgcatataaatatattgtgcTTATGAACATGATTTCAAACCACCAGCACTACTTTTTGTAAACAAacgttaaaaaaaatcagtaccTCGTAAGTAACGGTGATATATAAAtacgtttatttaaataatttaatgaatatatgttttatatactATTTTCTATACGTTAAgttaaaagaaataaagatttatttCAGCCATCTTCGATGTATCTTCAGCCCTGATCTTAGACAGATCTAATGTACAAATGGAGCTTGAATGTGATTCTGTGACATTTTCTCGTGGAAATGGGTCACGCATCGAGTTATTCCTGAAAAGCACATGTTTAACTGATGAACTGTGTCACTGTGCCATTTTCGAGGCAAACGATGTTACTTCAACATACCTATTCAGCAAAATCTTGTACTTTCTTTCGAAGTAGGGTTATtgtttgttggtttgtttaacaAACTATTTATGACAAAATGTGAACAAGTTTTTGACTGGAATTAAAACAAATCCTGAAATGTCACAAATGAAGACCTCAGTTTTTCCTTTTCATTTACATACTTTGCTATTTTCCACTTGTTCTAAGTTCTAACCTTGAACTTAAAGCATAGCCTACGCCTTAGTCCAAATGCACGAAGCACCACACTTGAACTTGACAGTAACATGCCGCCATCTTAGCATTTCTTTGAGGTACGAAAAAGTTCAGAATTTTGTAGTGTTTACGCAGCTAACAGCCGTTTTAAGCACATGGTATTCGTAGGATCTTATAGGACCTTGCATGTTAGAAAGCTGTTAAGTTTGTTTAAAAACTTTCTGCCGAGATATGCTAGTATAAGACTCGAAATCAATTATGTAGGCTGGGCTTAGCAgacattcattcaaaaacaatgCTGTGGTAAAAACAATACTGCATCAGAGGCAGATTGTACATTTCATTATTCCAATGTATTATACAGATTATCTCCTACTGATTATCTcaatcaaaatattaaaatatatagccAAATAGCGGCTAGAGCACCAACTCAGATATCGATGcagaatttaaaatgtataatccataataaaaattattgtaacacacaaatatataggctatatatatataaatatatgaaatCAATGAAAGGATATGGCGTGAACATGCAATATACTTTTAAACTGACTTAAGTTTACGCTTTTAAGCCTATATATAAAAGGCACCATTATTTTTGGAGGACCTGCCgggcttttttttcttcctcgcTTGGTATGCAGTATTTTAGCCCAACCCCCATAGACTCCACCTTCAtttcaaacccacccccatctTCATATATAAACAGTTTTCCAAATTCATTTAAACAGAATCGTTTCTGTTTTCTGCGCAAGCGCACTTTCTTCTATTTCAGACAACATTTTTCTCCTCGTGCCATCGGCTCGAGCCTATCTGACATATGTGGTGACGTAACAACATGGCGCTGGCTATTTTGCTGAGGCACACCGACACGCAATCCGAGCTCGAATGAACACTCGTTCGTTCTCATTTTAAAGCGTTTGCGTACAACTAAAAAGATACAATTTTAATATAAGAGGATGTTTGGCCATAGGAAAATAGCATACCAGTCTAAATAATGGGAGGCTTTTTCCCCCAATGAAATAAGAAAACGATTAGAAAACACTGCAGTGCAGTCACTTGTCAGGAGTTTGAAGAGTAGCGGTTGTTAGGGTGAAGTAAAACTGAATGTatccgttttaaataaaatgctgGCTTTACACAAGATATAAGAAATATAAGGCATGGCTTTGGTTTTATCAGTTAGGTTGAAATATAGCCTATCTGCAATCAAACAGAACATTTTCTAAAGTAGGCTACCACAAGTGAAAATACTTTAAACCCGTTAAGATAAGAATTTAGTAGATGTAGGCTTTCGGGTGTTTATGTGTTGGATGCGCATTCCGGGTAATAGTACTAATTTAGAGTCCTTTCCCTAGTCCTCCCTGAAGCCACACTCAATCTCATAGCTTTGCTGGCTAAGCGGGGTGGCACTGTCTAAGAGGATAAACCGACACGAGCAGGTTCCAAACGCTTTTTGTCACGCAACTGAGCGCGCAGTCATAGTAAACTCATGAGATGAATTAGCCTACCTTGAACATGTAGTCAGCACGTTTCCGTGAGCTATAGCCTATTAGTTTCCTCATTCGTAACTCTACATTTAAAACACCCCAAAACGTCATGTCATCGCCTCACACAGCAACACCATACCATCAGCACactattatgcaaacatgaattTACTGCGATCAAACTGTATTCCGTAAGGGATGATTTTATTCAACGTAAACGATttccactgacacacacacacacacacacacacacacacacacacacaactgtaTAGCTAGGCTACTATTTACATAAGAAAATGTTAGATGTGAAAATCTTCAACTCCAACGCTTATGCAAAATACGCTGTATAATAAGTGAATTGAGCTATTTGTCTTTAATTCGCTATATTTACTAAACAATAGCCTACAACAGTGATGTGGAAGGTAGAGACAATTTGCACTTCAATTAATCCTTTTCAGTGAGATCTACCGAAGCGTATTCACCTGCAGGAAAAGTGATGAATATGCAAAGGTACTCAATATGACTGTTAACCCAGGATGTGCCTTTTCAAAATCTATTTTGGATGTGCTGAAAGTCCATTGTAATGTTAAAGGTGGTTAAATGGAGCCATCATTAATCTTGATGTTTCGTAAAGTTTGCGTTTAAATTGACTTGGGCTATACACTTCACATCCCGGCTGGAATAGAGTGGGGGATTTTCTGTTACTTTAAAAGTCCAACAAGTGTCAGCTGCTTGCCTTTTCTTTTCTTGCTCTTTCCTTGTCGTTTTGCTATGTTATTAGACATTTTAACTTATGGCCATATTTGCAGCGGGATTTTTACCACacagagataaaaaaaaaatatatatagcctaCCGAGAGACGTCATACATTCTAGTGTGAAAAAAAAGGATAAAGTAGGCTACTTTCTACACTCCAGATAATCTGAAGCAAGCCTAGGCTACTAATCGAAAATTAGCGTAGGTAGATGTTTAAGAACGCTGCGAACCCATTTGCaccttaaaaacaaaaaaacaaaaacagcatcCAGTTGTAACATCATACGTTGTCTGAGACTGAAGGCACCTCTCCTTTAAAAGTTTGTCAAGAAgacaaacaataaataaatacgcATTTATCTTATCGTGTAGACATGttcatcataaaaataaaaatagcctaAATATTGTGAAGGCACATTGAATAAAATTATCCTAAAGGATAAGCTTTGAATTGACCAATATCATAATACAAACGGAATCATCTTAATTTGCTAGGAAAAGGAAAATGAATTCACGTTAAATCTATGCGTCCAAAAAAATGTTCAGCTCAACTGGACCTTTGAAACTTCGTCTGAGGAACTTATGgtcatattaatattattaaatatttataataatattactaTTAAATCACTAGAAGTTGATGTCCACTGGTTTGTCATCATGATTAGTCacgtattaaaataatataaaacttaGGAGTTAGGGTAGCCTGAGCTGTACCATCATTGCATCGGTTAACACCTGCAAACAAGGGCCAGGGACTGCAGGGGGCGAGAGAGCAGGTGCTAATGGCTGGTGATTTGGAAGCCTAAATTAATAAGACTACAGCAACAAAATACAAAAGACATAATCATTGGGTCAGAAAGTATCACTTCTGCTCCAGCTGACATAAATCAAAACATGGACACAGATGCCAACAAACAATTGATAGATCAAgtcaaataactttttttatatttcatatgTTGGTGTAGACTTTAGCACAGAAGGTACTAGCAGTTCTTTATGGAAAATTTCACACTGTAGCTTATCCAGgtaatgatttattttcagAGGTTACTTCAAAATAGTTGTGTAttctcattttttttctttgtccaACAAAGTCATTATGCACactttaaagtgtgtgtgtgtgtgtgtgtgtgtgtgtgtgtgtgtgtgtacaggtaTAGAGGCTATCAGGGGTGGGCTGCCAGGTGCTGTTGGAAATTGGCTATTGCCAAAGAGACCTCATGCCAGGATAATGTAAGGTCCAAAGAAGCAGACTAGAGTCAATCCAAACCCCTCTCAATACCCCAGGGCCAATCTCCTGTGTAATTGTTTTTCCGGTTTTATCTTTCCATTTTGAGGGACATTACAGATAACGGATCACATACTTTGTCAcacatacttaaaaaaaaaagaaaacaaagaaagaaagCACAAGTTCCTGTCAATATGTTTACAACCATGCTGATGTTGTGTCACACCAACTGCAATCACAATATCCAAGTTCACCATCACTAATTTTCTTAAGGGTACATGGCACTGCAATTATGTTTCATATAACTACATATAGATTATATACTACATATTAAACTGCAATTCGAAATTaatttaaagtattttaaagCCAAATAAGGTATATAGTTGAAAATCAGTTAATTTCCATGTTCCAAGAGCATGGAACAAAATTCCACTCTTATATGCTGATGAAGACACCAGCGGCTGTTTCAAATAAAATTGTAGAAGAAGATATTTTGCATAAATATTCTCTCATATTTATATAATCTGATGTACACGGGCAAAACAACATAATCGCTATTGCAATGCAAAATAGTCTGCATGCGACCGTTACGCAGAAAGACTGAAATATCAACCCTATCGCCTGCACATAAAAATATACCAGCGATTTGAATTCAGAGATAATGCGATTTAATGCGTTTAACAAAACATCATTAAACAGCCATCCAAAGTCACcgataacaacaacaaaaatatacCAATAAACACACATTTTAATGCAGTAGCCtacaaatgtacattttatgtAGAAGCATAGCTACATTAGCATGCACCGTTTTCTGTATAACTAAATAGTTAAGTCAAGCAATACTTTGTCAATGTTTGTCATAAATATTACATGCAGTCTGACTTAACCCTGTAATTCGCGCGAAAAAAAAGTCAGGGCACAGTTATTAATTCAATTGACAAGTCCTTGCGAAACtcacacaaaataaatgtcAAAGAAACTTCAATCATGCACTAGGTCAGATTGCTGCAATTTCCCTGTCTCCGAAAACTTGAAAGTGTTATGCTTTTTAGGCGAGTGAAAACGTGGGGATGGAGTAAACTAGTCGCCTTGGAGTTTTAAAACGGCCAAAGTTTCTTACATTCGTTGATATTGTGATGTGATATTTCCTATTAAATCGTTTAAAACTGACATAGGCTAACAAgtctttaaaaagtaaattatgCAGCATGACATTTAACCACCAAATCACCAGAACTCTTTATTCATGTTATTGATAATCATAATTGGCAGTAGCCTACCCGATcactaaacatttaaataaaatatacaacgAAATTCGTAATGAAGGCCTAGAATTTGCTTTCAGATGTgactttttcttctttctttctttatagAAAAAACGTTATTCCGTCATAATCTCAGAAACGGTCGTGTCTGcgtattttgttttcttttgccAAATGTGTCTGCGCACTGAATGATTTGGCACATCACCTAAATAAGGTGAAATCTGGGGCATTCGGGCTCAAGTAGACTGGTTGTCGGAGTCGGTGAAGTGTAAAATTGCAACACCAGACAGCCAACATAATAGCTCAGAAGGGGGCTTATGTTCATGCTACATtcacagaacatttttataATTGCTAAATTATAAAGGACTATACGTTTATAAAACGAGTTTTGTGCTGGGTTTTTTACTTTGCTTTTTACACTTCTAGTAATCAATATACCTGATATTTGTTATTCCTATAAATATAGGAGCAAACTCAAAATGCAAAGATACATTCTAAGAGAGATGCATCTTTGTAGTACTGGCCTTTTGCAATATATTTCAGACATATATTCCATTTGAATATGTGATCTACAAGTCTCTATGCTTTTTGAAATGACAGTTCTGCTTTATCAGAAACTTCAGGGGTTCTTTTCCAGTCTCCTTAAACCCTAAATAAGCCTTTTGTTGACAAGATAAGCTTGACACAACATTTAAAgcaaatagctttaaaacatTACATTGTTTAAAAGCTCACAATTAGATAAAAATCACTTCTGAAAGGCATAACCAGAAAGAGATGCCTGGATCTCTAAAATTGTGAACTAAATGTGCTTCTAAAACACTAAGATTTTTAATACGAGTCATGTACAGTTCAACAGACAGACTACTGTCTGAACATAGAGcatgtagacagacagacagaacatgTAGATTAAGGATTAATCCATGTCAATTATTAATCCATGTTTAATTCCAGTTGAGAGTGGGAccctattttaaaaaaagtctgtAGCGGATGTACATCCAAATTCAATTTCAATTAAACTTCCagggacaaaaataaatgttttgaggTGCATCTATAGCTgaggattaaaaacaaaaagaaatgtgGTGGAACATGCCAGAACCGTTTCAACAATAGTCACAAACAGTCACACAAGCTCACACCAATAGCACAACAATCAATAATTCAATTATTTCACTTCCTAAAACCACTCTGTTCAAAAATAGAAATATGCACTTGTTTAATAAAGCCTCATTTCTGAAAGATTCACTTTAAAATTCTGCATTTGGCTATGTAGAAATACACCCCACAGCAAGTCTGCAGGAAAAATGACGATACCCTTTTAATAACATACATTAACAGCAGCTGCAGTTCTCACTGGTCTGCATGTCACATGCACTAGGCAACATGAACAACCAGACTCCCACAGGGGCTACAAATGTCATCTACCCCAAATCAGACTGATTTTCTATCTTCATCTATAGAAATAATACTTCTATATTCATCCTTGGGTTATTTTAGATGGTGCGTGGGGTGGTGGAAGTAAGCAGATATAGCCCATAAGAGATTCAGAGGTAAAAATGTTTAGTATTTTAATGTGTGTGATGTTACAAACCGGATAGACAAGATTCAAGAGCCTCTACTCTGACATGGTTGCCTCTTATTGTGCAGTTTTCAGTCATTCTGACGTGCATTCATATCTCTCTATTCCTGCCTGACACATTTTCTTTTCAATTAACCATTAGACCTGTCATCTCCTTTATTGCACACACATACTCGTTCTTTTTGGACAGAAAATTGCTCTCCAATTAAAAGTAATCTAAGGCTGATGAGTAAAAAGCCTGGCTATTCTCatgcttttaatttatttatatatttttaagcgATTTCTTCTATACGGAATGGTTTTTTGATGGCCAGTGGATtggcagaacaaagaaattattTTGTGAAGTcactaattatttaaatgattcaatttttatttattttaacgtCAAGCCAATGGCAAGTTGTTGCATCATGAATTGAAGGGTAGGTCGTAAATTAGAGCTATATCCACACAAACCCCAGAACTTATTGCCACAGATATTAAAATGGCATCCTGCATAACATCCCCTCAGTTTGAAAAGTTTGACAGCAAATCACAAAGTGATATGCTTTGAATTAATATGGAATGACATGCTCTCCATCGAGACCACTTTGGGACCTGGATAAGAGGCAGGGACAGCTGCGTAATTACTACTCGCACGTACAGAAAGTAAATAATTTATTGCCTATAGTAGCCATTAACTGAACAAACACAATAAGCTCCATAACTACCCAGCAATACTGTAAGTCTGTTAAAGATTTTACATCCTGCTGAGTCAGAAACCATAACTGGTTAAGGCAACTACTTTTACCTGTTAAATCAAAGcttgaaattaaaaaatctcAAAACAACACACATTTCAAATGCGTATTGTACAATATATTCTGCATCTGTTTCAGTGGGTCTATAGCCATCAAAAACATGGTGGTAGGAGGCAAACAGCCAAAAATGCACTAATGGCTGCCAAGACGATCTAAAAGTGAAACATTTATGACCTCCAATAATAACATTAAATGTTCCTGTAATAACATTTTGAAAGTGATTTCTCTCTAGTGATTTACAATGGAATTCAGCCTTCAGCCTGTAAATCAAAGACTGCCCATATCCACACACTTATTAGCTTGTAGTCAAAGACTGTTTTCAGCAGCATAAACAGCTTAATGTCAATTATAATCTGTACTGGCTGAATTTCAAAATCCTAAAATCTACACAACATAGCAACTCAACAACAGCACACAGATACGTTGCTGTATCTGCACAAGCACAGCATCCAGACTTCCCACGCACAATTTTGCCTCGTGGCATCCGTCTCTGGAGACATTATGGGGGACATCCTAGAGACGGGAGCTGGTGTGCAAGCCTAACTCATCTCAACACTCAGTGCATAGATCATGACACgtccatttatttttaaaaagagtGCACTGTGTGCATGTAAACTTTGAAAGCGCTCAATGATTTGTTCGAGTTTTAACCACAAGAGAAGTCTGTTTCTTAAGAGCATGCAGAGCGTAAGTGTTCACACATTTGCATTTGACCTGCTCTTGTACGGACCCTGGGAACAGTAGAGAGGTGTGTACATTGTGAATTTTACAAGatatcagttttttttaacctttccCCAGCCACATGTGGAGTTATGAGATCTCTAGCAAGTGTAAACTCAGCAAGGAGTCTGAAATACGACTGCATGCGCGCAGAGAGTTTCTGTACTGTTACTTTCCCTCGTTTTTTAATGCCTCTAAAAGTGATGTGCTGAATCCTGAAGAGAAACTAAAACTTAAATGATGtataaatactttttgtttgtttaaaatagaTTCTCCCCCTCAATAGACTGAATAAAATAAGGTTCTGCATTCTTTTAAATTCATTAATTATTTCGTTAATTTGAATGATGGTTTTTTGGTTTGAattaataattcaataaatcactcagacttcacttgtttcaggatgaattagcatttttttaacagatcctgaatgaatgattcaatgataaATCCATTTTTAAGTCACTTGTCTCCACCTACTGGTGTAATGATGCAATTTATATACAAACTTTACTTGAAAGGtcaagttacttttaaaaggtgATTAGTCTATTTTGATCACTATGTCAGTGTTTATATACGGAATATAAACATTTATCCTTGTACTTCTGTGATTATACATGTTACAGTGTGAATTATTGTAACACGGAAATTATACTGTGTGGTAGGGTAAAAAGTTTTATTGTAATAATACTTTTTGAAGATTTAATAAACATtcaattgtattatattttattaactcTGCAGTGCTAATATACAGTAGGTCTATACACACACAGGCTAataagactgcatttatttgatcaaaatatttaaaaaacagtaatattttaaaatattattacaatttaaaagaactgttttccatttgaatatattttttcctttaataaatacattcccctagtcttcaatgtcacatgacaAATCAGAAATCGATCTAATAAGacaatttgctgctcaagaaatcaTTGTTGAAAATCAGGATTCTTTGAAAagaaagtacatttaaaaaaaaaagtgttaatcTTACTAACCCCTAAACTTTCAAACAGtaataattacattattttcatgtgTAAAAAGTACTGTAAAGGTCAAATTGTAGACTGTACACCAAGATACTTTAGGGCTTGCATCACTTCAACCATGCAACATGGTCTGTCCAATATTTGCAACATGTGTGCCTGTCTTCACTCAGCGAGAGCTCGGTCTCTCCTGCCTTTCTTTGTTACAGCCCCCGTGCTTTGTGCCGTGTGTCCTGCATTTGGTCCCCCGTCTTTGCTGGGGCCACGAAAAACTATCCAAGTTTCCATTCATGCTTCTCATTACTGGGGCATGTTGAGGTTTTATGGAGCCTTGTAAACCCTTGAATTACTGCACTTTAAAATGGATTTTGACACTATTATGTGACTGTGCTTATGGTGAAGCCTTTCATT from Pseudorasbora parva isolate DD20220531a chromosome 11, ASM2467924v1, whole genome shotgun sequence harbors:
- the zic3 gene encoding zinc finger protein ZIC 3, with product MTMLLDSAPQFPSLGVGGFGTPRHHELGNRDPGLGLSPFADSSHSAAFKISPVTHDIASSQTSAFTPQATGYAAALGHHHGGQVGSYAGGAFNSTRDFLFRNRGAGIGETAPPSAQHGIFAASAGSLHGPPGISDNPGHLLFPGLHDQSVSHTSPGGHVVNSQMHLGLRGDIFGRPDPYRPVASPRTDPYGTAQLHNYNHPINMNMGMNVPTHHGPGAFFRYMRQPIKQELSCKWIDENQMNRPKKTCDRTFSTMHEMVTHVSMEHVGGPEQSNHVCFWEDCPREGKSFKAKYKLVNHIRVHTGEKPFPCPFPGCGKIFARSENLKIHKRTHTGEKPFKCEFDGCDRRFANSSDRKKHMHVHTSDKPYICKVCDKSYTHPSSLRKHMKVHESQGSESSPAASSGYESSTPPVLVSANTEDPTKTPTSAVQNTSAHSDGLPPNFNEWYV